Proteins from a single region of Abyssalbus ytuae:
- a CDS encoding CPBP family intramembrane glutamic endopeptidase yields MYIAQVFKFKHELWRYIVGFFVVFGLGSQIIGMVPLLIAILYKQMSEGSVNLSDEKMIFTLFDSNIMLPILLFSFVVGFIFLWLWVKHVHQQPFKTLYSANSRLNWKKIWFSFIVCTLLVIISTGIDYYISSEDYTLNFKLIPFLILFIVGTLLIPIQASFEEFLFRGYLMQGIGAAAKNKWVPLVITSILFGMMHIFNPEVDKIGYIIMISYIGMGFFFGIITLMDEGLELAVGYHVANNLITALLVTADWTAFQTHSIFKYTGDPTVGWDVFIPIFVVLPIIILVFAKKYKWRGWKEKLFGKIEKPVTVNNQF; encoded by the coding sequence ATGTATATAGCACAGGTATTTAAATTTAAGCATGAACTTTGGAGATATATTGTTGGATTTTTTGTTGTCTTTGGCTTGGGTTCACAAATAATAGGCATGGTTCCTCTTCTGATAGCCATTTTATATAAACAAATGTCAGAAGGATCTGTGAATTTGAGTGATGAAAAAATGATATTTACCCTTTTTGATTCTAATATAATGTTACCCATTCTTCTGTTCTCATTCGTTGTAGGTTTTATTTTTCTGTGGCTTTGGGTAAAACATGTTCATCAACAACCTTTTAAAACATTATATTCTGCAAACAGCAGGCTTAACTGGAAAAAGATTTGGTTTTCCTTCATTGTGTGCACATTGTTGGTAATTATTTCCACAGGAATAGATTATTATATTTCATCAGAAGATTATACACTGAATTTTAAACTTATTCCCTTTCTGATTCTGTTTATAGTAGGTACTTTGTTAATCCCGATTCAGGCCTCATTTGAAGAATTTTTATTCCGCGGATACCTTATGCAGGGAATAGGAGCCGCTGCAAAGAATAAATGGGTACCTTTGGTAATCACCTCTATTTTATTTGGTATGATGCATATATTTAATCCGGAAGTAGATAAAATAGGGTATATAATCATGATCTCTTATATAGGAATGGGTTTTTTCTTTGGTATAATTACTCTTATGGATGAAGGGTTGGAGTTAGCAGTAGGGTATCATGTGGCTAATAATTTAATCACTGCTTTATTGGTAACTGCAGATTGGACAGCTTTTCAAACACATTCAATATTTAAATATACAGGTGATCCTACTGTTGGATGGGATGTATTTATACCCATCTTTGTTGTTTTACCAATAATTATTTTGGTATTTGCAAAGAAATATAAATGGAGAGGATGGAAAGAAAAGTTATTTGGAAAAATTGAAAAACCTGTAACAGTTAATAATCAATTTTAA
- a CDS encoding AMP-binding protein: protein MSTPTFDKVHLKFKLNGLHYDREELKEVAFSFVKEGEPYEQSMGDYLMDWLNNKDHLFVKTSGSTGTPKLIRINKQHMVNSAIASGDFFGITMGDTALHCLPADFIAGKMMLVRAMVLGLEIDLVRPSLNPLQGIKKDYDFSAMIPLQLKNSLNNINHIKKLIVGGAYVPGNLVEKIQNIPTEVYETYGMTETVTHIAAKKLNNFNSEEEKNNIHFKLLPNIKISKDDRDCMVIDAPDISEERIVTNDIVKIISGEEFDWIGRHDNVINSGGVKLIPESIEAKISGAIPNRFYVTGKDDENLGKKLVLVVEGGNNNKEDIINKVKSVPALDRYEIPKEFIFVDNFKETENGKIIRELIY, encoded by the coding sequence ATGAGTACTCCAACCTTTGATAAAGTACACTTAAAATTTAAACTAAACGGACTTCACTATGACAGGGAAGAACTAAAAGAAGTAGCTTTTAGTTTTGTTAAAGAAGGTGAACCCTATGAACAATCAATGGGTGATTATTTAATGGACTGGTTAAACAATAAAGATCATCTTTTTGTAAAAACTTCCGGTTCCACAGGTACTCCTAAATTAATTAGAATTAACAAGCAACATATGGTTAATTCGGCCATAGCTTCGGGAGATTTTTTTGGTATAACAATGGGTGATACAGCCCTACATTGTTTACCTGCTGATTTTATTGCCGGTAAAATGATGTTGGTAAGAGCGATGGTTTTAGGGTTGGAAATTGACCTGGTCAGACCTTCTCTTAATCCGCTTCAAGGTATTAAAAAAGACTATGATTTTTCGGCAATGATTCCACTTCAACTAAAAAATTCATTGAATAATATCAATCACATCAAAAAATTAATAGTAGGAGGGGCATATGTACCTGGAAATTTAGTTGAAAAAATTCAAAATATACCTACCGAAGTTTATGAAACTTATGGGATGACAGAAACCGTAACCCATATAGCAGCTAAAAAACTTAATAATTTTAATAGTGAGGAAGAGAAAAACAATATTCATTTCAAACTTTTGCCTAATATAAAAATATCAAAAGATGACAGGGATTGTATGGTAATAGATGCACCCGATATTTCAGAAGAAAGAATTGTTACCAATGATATAGTAAAAATTATTTCAGGTGAAGAGTTTGATTGGATAGGAAGGCATGATAATGTAATTAATTCCGGAGGGGTAAAACTTATTCCCGAAAGTATTGAAGCTAAAATTTCCGGAGCTATTCCCAACAGGTTTTATGTTACTGGAAAAGATGATGAAAATTTAGGCAAAAAATTAGTTTTGGTAGTGGAAGGCGGAAATAATAATAAAGAAGATATTATTAATAAAGTAAAATCCGTACCGGCACTTGATAGGTATGAAATTCCAAAGGAATTTATTTTTGTAGATAATTTTAAAGAAACAGAAAACGGAAAAATTATCAGGGAATTAATTTACTGA
- a CDS encoding TapB family protein, producing the protein MKNFLLLLFVLISHYNLPAQECEAFAPANVGTILKYNTFNKSGELMSRYSHELTEIKNEEGAKIFEITLTTYDKTGKKIYLNTYNAECFEGNFYMDMMLYADQNKLANYQNYDLNVEGDFLEFPRLMKTSTRLLDGEILIELNNSNNSVIKITTNVTDRKLIDKELLSTPAGNFNCYKMNYSLKLSTGTSVETKNITEWYAKDVGIVKTEFFNTKNSLINYTELVEISR; encoded by the coding sequence ATGAAAAATTTTTTATTGCTATTATTTGTTCTCATCTCACACTATAATTTACCGGCACAGGAATGTGAAGCATTTGCTCCTGCAAATGTAGGTACTATATTGAAATACAACACTTTTAACAAATCGGGAGAGCTTATGAGTAGGTACTCCCATGAATTAACTGAAATAAAAAACGAAGAAGGAGCAAAAATTTTTGAGATCACTCTAACTACTTACGATAAAACCGGTAAAAAAATATATCTTAACACTTATAATGCTGAATGCTTTGAGGGTAATTTTTATATGGACATGATGCTTTATGCCGATCAAAATAAGCTGGCAAATTATCAGAATTATGATCTGAATGTGGAAGGTGATTTTTTAGAATTTCCGAGATTAATGAAAACTTCTACCCGGTTGCTTGATGGTGAAATATTAATTGAACTTAATAACAGTAATAACTCTGTAATTAAAATTACTACAAATGTTACCGACAGAAAATTAATTGATAAGGAATTACTTAGCACTCCTGCGGGGAATTTTAATTGCTATAAAATGAACTATAGTTTAAAATTGAGTACAGGGACATCCGTTGAAACCAAAAACATTACCGAGTGGTATGCAAAAGATGTTGGCATTGTGAAAACCGAGTTTTTTAACACAAAAAACTCTTTAATTAATTATACGGAATTAGTGGAAATTTCCAGGTAG
- a CDS encoding acyl-CoA carboxylase subunit beta, which yields MDINFNKNEDHNKLLLSDLIKRYARIKLGGGEKRIEKLHAEGKMTARERVDYLLDKDSKSIEIGAFAGEDMYKEHGGCPSGGVIVKIGYIKGRQCIVVANDATVKAGAWFPVTGKKNLRAQEIAIENRLPIIYLVDSAGVYLPMQDEIFPDKEHFGRIFRNNAVMSSMGITQIAAVMGSCVAGGAYLPIMSDEALIVDKTGSIFLAGSYLVKAAIGETIDNETLGGATTHCEISGVTDYKAKDDKDALNTIKNIIDKTGDYTKAGFNKIKPVKPTEKEDDIFGILPKSRSDQYDMMEIIKRLVDKSEFEEYKAGYGKTIITGYARIEGWAVGIVANQRKVVKNKKGEMQFGGVIYSDSADKATRFIANCNQKKIPLVFLQDVTGFMVGSKSEHGGIIKDGAKMVNAVSNSVVPKFTVIVGNSYGAGNYAMCGKAFDPRLIFAWPSAELAVMGGAQAAKVLLQIETASLKKKGETVSPDKEQALFNKIKSRYDTQVSPYYAAARLWTDAIINPLDTRKWISMGIEAANHSPIEKRFNPGVIQV from the coding sequence ATGGATATCAACTTCAACAAAAACGAAGACCACAACAAACTTCTTTTGTCCGACCTGATAAAGCGTTATGCCAGGATTAAGTTAGGTGGTGGCGAAAAAAGGATTGAAAAACTACATGCAGAGGGGAAAATGACAGCCCGGGAAAGAGTTGATTACCTTCTTGACAAAGATTCGAAATCCATTGAAATAGGTGCTTTTGCCGGAGAAGATATGTATAAAGAACATGGTGGGTGCCCTTCGGGTGGAGTTATTGTAAAAATTGGTTATATAAAAGGCCGGCAATGTATTGTTGTTGCCAATGATGCTACGGTAAAAGCAGGAGCCTGGTTTCCTGTTACCGGAAAAAAGAATTTAAGAGCCCAGGAAATTGCGATAGAGAACAGACTTCCCATTATTTACCTTGTAGACAGCGCCGGGGTTTACCTGCCCATGCAGGATGAAATATTCCCCGATAAAGAACATTTTGGACGTATATTTCGTAATAATGCTGTAATGAGCAGTATGGGAATAACTCAAATTGCTGCCGTGATGGGAAGTTGCGTAGCCGGTGGTGCATACCTGCCCATTATGAGTGATGAAGCATTGATAGTGGATAAAACCGGAAGTATTTTTTTAGCGGGAAGCTACCTGGTAAAAGCTGCCATAGGCGAAACTATTGATAATGAAACACTGGGAGGCGCCACCACTCATTGCGAAATAAGCGGGGTAACCGATTATAAAGCCAAAGATGATAAAGATGCTTTGAATACTATTAAAAATATAATAGATAAAACCGGTGATTATACCAAGGCCGGTTTCAACAAGATTAAACCTGTGAAACCTACTGAAAAAGAAGATGATATTTTTGGTATTCTTCCTAAAAGCCGTTCTGACCAGTATGATATGATGGAAATTATTAAACGGTTAGTAGACAAATCTGAGTTTGAAGAATATAAAGCAGGTTACGGAAAAACAATAATTACCGGATATGCGAGAATTGAAGGCTGGGCTGTGGGAATTGTGGCAAACCAACGAAAAGTGGTAAAAAATAAAAAAGGTGAAATGCAATTTGGCGGAGTTATATATTCTGACTCAGCAGATAAAGCCACCCGCTTTATAGCCAATTGCAACCAAAAGAAAATACCTCTCGTATTTTTACAGGACGTAACAGGCTTTATGGTAGGAAGTAAATCTGAACACGGCGGTATCATTAAGGATGGGGCAAAAATGGTAAATGCGGTAAGTAATTCGGTGGTACCCAAATTTACGGTAATAGTAGGAAATTCCTATGGGGCGGGAAATTATGCCATGTGTGGTAAAGCTTTTGATCCCCGGCTGATTTTTGCATGGCCCAGTGCAGAATTGGCTGTGATGGGAGGGGCACAAGCTGCAAAAGTATTATTACAAATAGAAACGGCTTCTTTAAAAAAGAAAGGCGAGACTGTTTCTCCTGATAAAGAACAAGCGTTGTTTAATAAAATAAAATCAAGATACGATACACAGGTTTCTCCTTACTATGCAGCTGCAAGGTTATGGACAGATGCCATCATAAATCCGTTAGATACAAGAAAATGGATATCCATGGGCATTGAGGCTGCCAATCATTCGCCTATTGAAAAGCGATTTAACCCCGGAGTGATTCAGGTATAA
- a CDS encoding CAL67264 family membrane protein: MGMNKNTVLAWATTIMIIVGLALIALGAFRYDDVAGYGFAAVGIGFFAVAWVFNALKGRV; this comes from the coding sequence ATGGGAATGAATAAAAATACGGTACTGGCGTGGGCCACCACAATAATGATAATAGTGGGATTGGCTTTAATTGCGCTGGGAGCTTTCAGGTATGATGATGTGGCAGGGTACGGTTTTGCTGCCGTCGGCATCGGTTTTTTTGCAGTTGCATGGGTGTTTAATGCACTAAAAGGCAGGGTTTAA
- the ettA gene encoding energy-dependent translational throttle protein EttA, whose translation MSDDKKVIFSMSGVTKTYPGANKTVLKDIYLSFFYGAKIGILGLNGSGKSTLLKIIAGIDKNYQGDVVFSSGYTVGYLEQEPQLDEDKTVIEIVREGVADTVAILDEYNKINDMFGLPEVYEDAEKMQKLMDKQAELQDKIDAVNAWELDTKLEIAMDALRTPEPDTPVKVLSGGERRRVALCRLLLQQPDVLLLDEPTNHLDAESVLWLEQHLQQYSGTVIAVTHDRYFLDNVAGWILELDRGEGIPWKGNYSSWLDQKAKRLAQEQKQASKRQKTLERELEWVRMAPKGRQAKQKARLNNYDKLLNEDQKRLDEKLEIYIPNGPRLGTNVIEANGVSKAFGDKLLYENLNFKLPQAGIVGIIGPNGAGKTTIFKMIMGEEKPDKGEFMVGDTVKIAYVDQSHANIDPDKTIWENFSGAQELVMMGGKQVNSRAYLSRFNFSGNEQNKKVSSLSGGERNRLHLAMTLKEEGNVLLLDEPTNDLDVNTLRALEEGLENFAGCAVIISHDRWFLDRICTHILAFEGNSEVYFFEGSFSDYEENKRKRLGVDLTPKRIKYKKLIRN comes from the coding sequence ATGTCAGACGATAAGAAAGTTATCTTTTCTATGTCCGGGGTTACTAAAACCTATCCCGGAGCTAACAAAACTGTTCTTAAAGATATTTACCTGAGCTTTTTTTACGGAGCTAAAATTGGAATTCTGGGCCTCAATGGTTCAGGGAAGTCTACTTTGTTAAAAATAATAGCCGGAATAGACAAAAATTACCAGGGAGATGTGGTTTTTTCATCGGGCTATACCGTGGGCTATTTAGAACAGGAGCCTCAACTGGATGAAGATAAAACAGTTATAGAAATTGTAAGGGAAGGAGTAGCCGATACCGTTGCTATTCTTGACGAGTACAATAAAATAAATGACATGTTCGGACTTCCCGAAGTATATGAAGACGCTGAAAAAATGCAAAAGCTTATGGATAAGCAGGCGGAACTGCAAGATAAAATTGATGCGGTAAATGCATGGGAGCTTGATACCAAGCTCGAAATAGCTATGGATGCCCTGCGCACTCCCGAACCTGATACTCCTGTAAAAGTATTGTCAGGGGGAGAAAGAAGGAGGGTAGCTTTATGCAGGCTATTGCTTCAGCAACCGGATGTATTATTATTAGATGAACCTACCAACCATTTAGATGCCGAATCAGTGTTATGGCTGGAACAGCATTTGCAACAATACAGCGGGACTGTAATAGCGGTTACCCACGACAGGTATTTTCTTGATAATGTGGCCGGATGGATACTTGAACTGGACAGAGGAGAAGGAATACCATGGAAAGGAAATTATTCCTCCTGGTTAGATCAGAAGGCAAAACGTTTGGCACAGGAACAAAAACAAGCTTCCAAACGACAAAAAACATTGGAAAGGGAGCTAGAATGGGTAAGAATGGCGCCTAAAGGCCGCCAGGCAAAACAAAAGGCCCGTTTAAATAATTATGATAAATTATTGAATGAAGACCAGAAAAGACTGGATGAAAAGTTAGAGATTTATATACCTAACGGACCCCGTTTAGGTACTAATGTAATTGAAGCCAATGGGGTTTCCAAAGCATTTGGAGATAAACTTTTGTATGAAAATTTGAATTTTAAGCTGCCGCAGGCAGGTATAGTTGGTATTATTGGCCCCAACGGAGCAGGTAAAACCACTATTTTTAAAATGATAATGGGAGAAGAGAAACCTGACAAAGGTGAATTTATGGTGGGAGATACGGTAAAAATTGCGTATGTAGACCAATCGCATGCTAATATAGATCCTGATAAAACGATATGGGAAAATTTTTCAGGCGCACAGGAATTGGTTATGATGGGAGGTAAGCAGGTAAATTCAAGGGCTTATTTAAGCAGGTTTAATTTTTCGGGGAATGAACAAAATAAAAAAGTTTCCTCATTATCAGGTGGAGAGAGAAACAGATTGCATCTCGCCATGACCTTAAAGGAAGAAGGAAATGTTTTGTTACTGGATGAGCCTACCAACGATTTGGATGTTAATACTCTGAGAGCTTTGGAAGAAGGACTTGAAAATTTTGCCGGATGTGCCGTGATTATCTCTCACGACAGGTGGTTTTTAGACAGAATATGTACACATATTTTAGCTTTTGAAGGGAATTCGGAAGTTTATTTCTTTGAAGGAAGTTTCTCTGATTATGAAGAAAATAAGCGAAAAAGATTAGGAGTGGATTTAACTCCAAAGCGTATTAAATACAAAAAACTTATCAGAAATTAA
- the recG gene encoding ATP-dependent DNA helicase RecG → MNPEILQTPIDYLKGVGPNRADLLRSELSIHTYQDLINFFPNRYIDKTHYYKINQLQRNSSEVQIIGKIIHLKTVEQNRGKRLVATFVDETGQMELVWFRGHKWIRESIKINEPYVIFGRTNWFNGLFNMPHPEMELLTDHERSLRTAMQPVYPSTEKLTSRGITNRVINKLMQQLFVETQSKFSETLSSSILNDLKLISKSSALFNIHFPKNQQLLAKAQYRLKFEELFYIQLQLITKNLIRKNKIKGFNFDQVGPLFNEFYKSYLPFELTNAQKKVIKEIRNDLGSNAQMNRLLQGDVGSGKTIVALMVMLLAIDNGFQACLMAPTEILAQQHYNGIYELVKKLDVNIQLLTGSTKTSERKEIHRQLESGELDILIGTHAILEDKVQFKNLGLAIIDEQHRFGVAQRSKLWHKNETPPHILVMTATPIPRTLAMSLYGDLDISVINELPPGRKPVKTVHRYDSNRLKVFRFIRDEIEKGRQVYIVYPLIQESEKMDYKDLMDGYASIEREFPKPKYQISIVHGQMKSADKDYEMERFVKGETQIMVATTVIEVGVNVPNASVMIIESAERFGLSQLHQLRGRVGRGADQSYCILMTSHKLSNDSKTRLETMVRTNDGFEIAEVDLKLRGPGDIMGTQQSGVLNLRIADIVKDNEILKTARYYAMKILKDDPSLSQPENRVLRHTYGLLAKHKNIWNYIS, encoded by the coding sequence ATGAATCCGGAAATTCTTCAAACACCCATTGATTACCTGAAAGGAGTTGGCCCGAACAGGGCAGATTTACTAAGAAGCGAATTGAGTATTCATACCTACCAGGATTTGATTAATTTTTTTCCTAACAGATATATTGATAAAACCCATTATTATAAAATAAATCAACTGCAAAGAAATAGTTCGGAAGTACAAATTATAGGTAAAATAATCCATCTTAAAACGGTAGAACAAAACCGGGGAAAAAGACTGGTAGCAACTTTTGTTGACGAAACCGGCCAGATGGAGCTGGTATGGTTCAGGGGGCACAAATGGATAAGGGAAAGTATTAAGATTAATGAACCCTATGTGATTTTTGGAAGAACCAACTGGTTTAATGGTTTATTCAATATGCCACACCCCGAAATGGAATTATTGACTGACCATGAACGAAGCCTGAGAACTGCTATGCAACCTGTTTATCCTTCCACTGAAAAATTGACTTCCAGGGGAATTACAAACCGGGTTATTAATAAATTAATGCAACAATTGTTTGTTGAAACCCAAAGTAAATTTTCAGAAACTTTATCATCTTCAATCCTAAACGATCTGAAATTAATAAGTAAAAGTTCTGCATTATTTAATATACATTTTCCAAAAAACCAGCAATTGCTTGCTAAAGCTCAATACCGGTTAAAATTTGAAGAGCTCTTTTATATTCAGTTACAACTTATTACCAAAAATCTCATCAGGAAAAATAAAATTAAAGGTTTTAACTTTGACCAGGTAGGACCACTATTTAATGAGTTTTATAAGAGCTACCTTCCTTTTGAACTGACAAATGCCCAAAAAAAAGTTATTAAAGAAATACGGAATGATTTAGGAAGTAACGCCCAAATGAACCGGTTGTTACAAGGTGATGTAGGATCAGGAAAAACCATTGTTGCTTTAATGGTTATGCTACTGGCCATTGATAATGGTTTTCAGGCTTGCTTAATGGCTCCTACCGAAATATTAGCTCAGCAACATTACAATGGCATTTATGAGTTGGTAAAGAAATTAGATGTTAACATTCAACTTTTAACCGGGTCTACCAAAACTTCTGAAAGAAAAGAAATACATAGGCAACTGGAAAGCGGGGAACTGGATATTTTAATAGGCACGCATGCCATCCTGGAAGATAAAGTACAATTTAAAAACTTAGGCCTGGCTATTATTGATGAGCAACACAGGTTTGGAGTGGCACAACGGTCTAAATTATGGCACAAGAATGAAACGCCCCCTCATATACTTGTAATGACCGCAACTCCAATACCCAGGACCCTGGCCATGAGTTTATATGGGGATCTGGACATATCGGTAATAAATGAATTGCCTCCGGGAAGAAAACCGGTAAAAACAGTACACAGATATGACAGTAATCGTTTAAAAGTATTCCGGTTTATCAGAGATGAAATTGAAAAAGGGAGACAAGTGTATATTGTATACCCTTTAATTCAGGAATCCGAAAAAATGGATTATAAAGATTTAATGGATGGTTATGCCAGTATAGAAAGAGAATTTCCCAAGCCAAAATATCAAATATCCATTGTGCACGGACAAATGAAATCAGCCGACAAAGATTATGAGATGGAACGTTTTGTAAAAGGTGAAACTCAAATTATGGTGGCTACCACCGTTATTGAAGTTGGGGTGAATGTGCCTAATGCCTCGGTAATGATAATTGAAAGTGCCGAACGTTTTGGCTTATCTCAACTTCACCAGTTAAGAGGCCGTGTAGGAAGAGGGGCCGACCAAAGTTACTGTATATTAATGACCAGCCATAAACTTTCCAACGATTCCAAAACACGCCTGGAAACCATGGTACGCACCAATGACGGTTTTGAAATAGCCGAAGTTGATTTAAAATTAAGGGGGCCGGGAGATATTATGGGTACACAACAAAGCGGTGTTTTAAACTTACGTATTGCTGATATTGTTAAGGACAATGAAATTTTAAAAACTGCCCGGTATTATGCCATGAAAATTTTAAAAGATGACCCTTCCCTCTCTCAACCTGAAAACAGGGTATTAAGACACACTTACGGTTTACTTGCTAAACACAAAAATATCTGGAACTATATTAGTTAA
- a CDS encoding M1 family metallopeptidase → MSKHLFLFWSLFSLFATAQQTENIDFLRGEASLTLNPYKKEVTGEVEYLFKALKNTDSILVDARQMEILSLTLNGKKTKYSYNGSEILISRKLKPDTQYTLKIAYQAVPKKAMYFIGWEFEEARNQVWTQGQGKYTSNWLPCFDDMNEKVEFDLNITFNKNYEVIANGNLVGTKIKDSLKTWHYDMTKPMSSYLLAVAIGKYKVKTMESRSKIPIHLYYYPEDSLKFEPTYRYTKQIFDFLEEEIGVPYPWQNYKEVPVKDFMYAGMENTSATIFSDSYVVDSTSFIDKNFVNINAHELAHQWFGDLVTEKSGKHHWLHEGFATYYALLAEKEIFGEEYYYWKLYESAQRLSNMADEGKEESLLDSQASSLTFYEKGALVLHELRKRVGGAAFRAAVKNYLNKYKFKNVTVDDFINEVEKTAGTKLDDFVNTYLKQADNIWIKNKTNELREAILQNDNAKAINFISFKQLVHVDKELKDTLNDFKKTYAKILSSKDIKARQALVSHTDTISAIFKKDFETFLDDKSYVTVESALYKLWLNFPEDRALYLNKTKNTTGFNDKNIRILWLSLALATPDYNEGMKQAYFNELSGYTSPFYHFEIRQNAFIWLFQLQIFSDENLKDLVNATRHSSWQFAKFSKELLDILLANDAYKKRFVDLMNQLNKEEANYLQNKIKNQ, encoded by the coding sequence ATGAGTAAACATCTATTTCTTTTTTGGAGCCTGTTTTCTTTGTTTGCTACAGCACAGCAAACTGAAAATATAGATTTTCTTCGTGGTGAGGCAAGTTTAACGCTTAATCCTTATAAAAAAGAAGTAACAGGCGAGGTGGAGTATTTATTTAAGGCTCTTAAAAATACTGATTCCATATTGGTTGATGCCCGGCAAATGGAAATACTTTCATTAACATTAAACGGCAAAAAAACAAAGTATAGTTATAACGGATCTGAAATATTAATCTCCCGCAAATTAAAACCTGACACTCAGTATACATTAAAAATAGCTTACCAGGCTGTTCCCAAAAAAGCCATGTATTTTATTGGCTGGGAATTTGAAGAGGCCAGAAACCAGGTATGGACACAAGGACAGGGAAAATATACCAGTAACTGGCTTCCTTGTTTTGATGATATGAACGAAAAAGTAGAATTCGATTTGAACATTACTTTTAATAAAAATTATGAAGTAATTGCCAATGGAAATTTAGTGGGTACTAAAATTAAAGATTCTTTAAAAACCTGGCATTATGATATGACAAAACCCATGAGCAGCTATCTGCTGGCAGTGGCAATTGGAAAATATAAAGTAAAAACCATGGAATCCCGAAGTAAAATTCCAATCCACCTGTATTATTATCCCGAAGATTCATTAAAATTTGAACCTACTTACAGGTATACAAAACAAATATTTGATTTTCTGGAAGAAGAAATAGGGGTGCCATATCCGTGGCAAAATTATAAAGAAGTTCCGGTAAAAGATTTTATGTATGCGGGAATGGAAAATACTTCCGCTACTATTTTTTCCGATAGCTATGTTGTAGATTCTACTTCATTTATAGATAAAAATTTTGTAAATATAAATGCCCATGAATTAGCCCACCAATGGTTTGGCGATTTGGTTACGGAAAAAAGCGGTAAACATCACTGGCTCCATGAAGGGTTTGCAACGTATTATGCTTTGCTGGCAGAAAAAGAAATTTTTGGAGAAGAATATTATTATTGGAAGCTCTATGAATCTGCACAAAGGTTAAGTAATATGGCCGATGAAGGAAAAGAAGAAAGTCTGTTAGATTCTCAAGCAAGCAGTCTGACTTTTTATGAAAAAGGAGCTTTAGTATTACATGAACTGAGGAAAAGAGTAGGGGGAGCGGCATTTAGAGCAGCGGTGAAAAATTATTTAAACAAGTATAAATTTAAAAATGTTACAGTAGATGATTTTATTAATGAAGTTGAAAAAACAGCAGGGACTAAGTTAGATGATTTTGTAAATACATATTTAAAGCAAGCTGACAATATCTGGATCAAAAATAAAACAAATGAACTGAGGGAAGCAATATTGCAGAATGATAACGCAAAAGCAATAAATTTTATTTCTTTTAAACAACTTGTCCATGTTGATAAAGAATTAAAAGATACATTGAATGATTTTAAAAAAACATACGCAAAAATCCTCTCCTCAAAAGATATAAAAGCAAGACAAGCCCTTGTAAGCCATACAGATACTATTTCAGCCATTTTCAAAAAAGATTTTGAAACATTCCTGGATGACAAAAGCTATGTTACCGTTGAAAGTGCTCTGTACAAACTTTGGTTAAATTTTCCGGAAGATAGGGCTCTCTATTTGAATAAAACAAAAAATACCACAGGCTTTAACGATAAAAATATCAGGATACTGTGGTTGTCCCTTGCTCTTGCCACACCTGATTATAATGAAGGTATGAAACAAGCATACTTTAATGAACTCTCAGGGTATACATCACCTTTTTATCATTTTGAAATAAGGCAAAATGCATTTATCTGGTTATTTCAACTACAAATTTTTTCCGATGAGAACTTAAAAGACCTCGTAAATGCTACCCGGCATTCTTCGTGGCAGTTTGCTAAATTTTCAAAAGAATTGTTAGATATTTTGCTCGCAAACGATGCGTATAAAAAAAGATTTGTAGATTTAATGAATCAATTAAATAAAGAAGAAGCAAACTATCTTCAAAATAAAATTAAAAACCAGTGA